The window GCGGAGGAGGGATACGCAGTGGACACGGGCGGCTCCTGGGGCGTGCAGCGGTGAACTGCTTGCTGCATGGACGTACGTGCCTCGCACGCCGAGGCGCTCAACCGGCTGAACACGCAGAAAGGGGTTACTGCCGGTAGGAACGGGATCGTACGGCCCTCACGTGGCGGGTTTGTGCGAGTTCGGGGATGGTCCGGAGCCGGGCCTGTGCAATCTCGGGGGTTACGTGAGGGACCTTCAGTTTTGGTGCCCCCCCCGGCCGCCGTCATGCCCGCTCCAGAACGGCCGTCACCCCCTGCCCGCCCGCCGCGCACACCGAGATCAGTCCGCGTGCGGGCGCGTCCCGTTCGGCCAGGAGCTTGGCCAGCGTGGCCACGATCCGGGCGCCGGTGGCGGCGAAGGGGTGCCCGGTGGCGAGGGACGAGCCGGCGACGTTCAGCCGGTCGCGGTCCACCGCACCCAGACCCCGCTTCTCCCAGGCGGCGAGCGTCGCCAGCACCTGGGAGGCGAACGCCTCGTGGATCTCGATCAGTTCGAAATCGGCCGGCTTCAGCCCGGCCCGCTCCAGCATGCGCGGAACGGCGTACGCCGGTGCCATGAGCAGACCGTCCTCGCCGCCCGCGACATCGCCGTCGACGAAGTCCACGGCGGCCGTCTCGTACGCGGTCAGATACGCCAGCGGTGTCAGGCCGCGCTCCCGGGCCCACTCCTCGCTCGCCAGCAGGACGGTCGCCGCCCCGTCCGTCAGCGGGGTCGAGTTCCCCGCCGTCATGGTCGGGTCGGGGTGGTCCAGGCCGAACACCGGCTTCAGGGCGGCCAGTTTCTCGGCGGTCGAGCCGGGGCGCAGGTTCTGGTCGCGGGCGAGGCCCCGGAAGGGGATCACCAGGTCCTGGAAGAAGCCGCGTTCGTACGCCGTCGCCAGCCGCCCATGGCTCGCCGCGGCCAGTTCGTCCTGGGCCGTACGACCGATGCCCCAGGCCCGGGCGGTGACGGCGGCGTGTTCGCCCATGGACAGCCCGGTGCGCGGCTCGGCGTTGCGCGGGATGTCGGGGACGAGATGGGAGGGGCGCACCTTCGCGAGGGCCTTCAGTCGGGCGCCCGCCGACTTCGCGCGCCGGGCCTCCAGCAGGATGCGGCGCAGGCGGTCATTGACGCCGAGGGGTGCGTCGCTGGCCGTGTCGGCGCCGCCCGCGACCGCCGACTCCGTCTGGCCGAGGGCGATCTTGTTGGCGGCGGCGATGACGGCCTGGAGTCCGGTGCCGCAGGCCTGCTGGATGTCGTAGGCCGGGGTGCTCGGGTGCAGTGTCGAGCCGAGGACGGCCTCGCGGGCGAGGTTGAAGTCGCGGCTGTGCTTGAGGACGGCTCCCGCGACGAACTCGCCCACCGCTCCGGGTTCCTGGAGGTCGTACCGCTCGACGAGGCCGTCGAGGGCCTGTCTGACAAATCCCCGTCGTCCGCCCGAAGGGCGGGCTCTGCGGCGTCTGGTGCGTGCGATCGCAAGGCGCCGGAGCGTCCTCGATGGGGGTCCCCCGCTCGAGCGCAGCCGAGAGTGGGGGAGGAGCCACGTGGGCGGTTCGGCAACGCGGCGAGCGTGCGTGCCAGGCGTCGCAGAGCAGGCGGGGATTTGTCAGACAGGCCCTGGGGCGGCGGTGAGCATCTGCTGGTTGGAGGCGGTGGCGTAGGGGCCGTCGGAGCGGGCGAACGGGATGCGTGCGCCGCCGATGATCGCCACGCGCCGTACCGAGGGCGCGATCCGCTGAGGGCTCATCTCGACCTGCTCCTCGCCTGTGACGTAGCATTACCTCCGGTAACCTTACTCCAGAGTAAGGAAGAGCGAGTGTCCTCCGGCAGCTGGGAGTTGGAATGGCCGACCGCTATCTGCGCTTCACCGGTACCGCGCCCGGCCGTTTCCTCACCCGCCGCCTCGGCCTGCCCGAGCCCGCGGCGCTGATCCGCTGGTCCGCCGAGCGCCCGGCCCTGGACGGCGGCCTGCGTCACCTCACTGCCGGCCGGTCCGGCCTGGACCTCGCCCCGGTCCTCGCCCGTACGGGCATCGCCCCGGCCGGAGCCGACCGGGCCGCCGCCGTCGTCCTGGACGCGAGCGGGGTGCGGGACGTCGAGGGACTGGCCGAGGTGCACGCGGCCCTGCATCCCGTCGTACGGTCGGTCACCCCGAGCGGCCGCGTGGTCGTGCTCGGCGCGCCGCTCGACCCGGCCGACCATCACCAGGCCGCCGCCCAGCAGGCCTTGGAGGGCTTCACGCGCTCCCTCGGCAAGGAGATCGGCCAGGGCAGGACGGTGAACCTGGTCCGGCTGACGGACGCGTCCGCCGCCGAAACCACGCTCCGTTTCCTGCTGTCGCCCAAGTCGGCGTATGTCAGCGGGCAGATGATCGAGGTGGGGGCCGGCGAGGAGCCTGAGGTGCCTGTCGACCGGGACCGTCCCCTGTCCGGCCGGACCGCCCTGGTCACCGGCGCCGCGCGCGGCATCGGAGAGGCGGTCGCCGAGACACTCGCGCGGGACGGCGCCCGGGTCGTCGTCCTCGATGTGCCCGGGGCCGAACAGGACGCCCGGCGCGTCGCCGACCGGCTCGGCGGCACCGCCCTGCTCCTCGACATCACGGCCGCCGACGCGGGCGCGCGCATCGCCGAGGCCCTGCCGGACGGCCTCGACCTGCTCATCCACAACGCGGGCATCACCCGCGACCGGCGGCTGGTGAACATGCCGGCCGAGCGCTGGATCCCGGTGCTGGAGGTGAACCTGGCGAGCGTGCTGCGCACGACCGACGCGCTGCTGAAGGCCGGGGCGCTGCGGCCGGGCGGCCGGATCGTGGCGACGGCCTCGATCGCGGGCCTCGCCGGCAACACGGGACAGACCAACTACGGGGCGAGCAAGGCGGGCATCGTCGGCCTGGTCCGCTCCCTCGCGCCGCGCGCGCTCGCCGAGCACGGGGTGACGGTCAACGCCGTCGCGCCGGGCTTCATCGAGACGAAGATGACGGCCGCCGTCCCACTGTTCATCCGCGAGGCGGGCCGCCGCATGAACTCCCTTGCCCAGGGCGGTCTTCCGGTCGATGTCGCCGAGACCACCGCCTGGCTCGCGCACCCGGGCTCGGGCGCGGTCAACGGCCAGGTCGTGCGCGTCTGCGGCCAGAGCCTGCTGGGGGCGTGATGACCGACGCCCCCGCTCTCGTCCTCACCGGGCCGCCTTCCCTGGCCCCGCTCCTCGCCCGCGGCGCCTTGCTGTCCCCCTTCAAACGGCCCGCCCCCGACGCGGAGTTCCCCCGCACCCGGCTCGTCCTGCCCGGCCTGCGGGTCGACCTCGCGCGGCTGGCGGCGTACGAGCGGGTCTGCGGGTTCCCGACCGGGGAGGACGCGCTGCCGCTGACGTATCCGCAGGTGCTCGGATTCCCCCTGGCCATGCGGCTGATGAGCGGCCGGGACTTCCCGCTGCCGCTGCTGGGCCTGGTCCACACGTCGATCACCGTCACCCGGCATCGGGGGATGCCGGCGACCGGCGCGTACGAACTCGCCGTACGGGTCGACGGACTGGCACCGCACCGCCGCGGCACGGAGGCCACGGTCGTCACCGAGGTGCGCGAAGGCGGGGACGTCGTCTGGGAGTCGAGCAGCACCTACCTCGCCCGGCACCGCACGCGACGGCCCGCCGAGGATGTCGGGTCTGCGGAGGAGGTCCGCAAACCGCTGCCCACCGTCGCCGAGTGGCGGCTGGCCGAGGACGTCGGCCGTCGCTACGCCGCCGCCTCCGGAGACCGCAACCCGATCCACCTCCACCCCCTCACCGCCCGCCTCTTCGGCTTCCCCCGGGCCATCGCCCACGGCATGTGGACCCTCGCCCGCTGCCTGGCCGCCCACGGCACACCGGACTCCTGCCACGCACGCGCGGCCTTCAAGGCACCGGTCCTGCTGCCGGGGACGGTGACGTACGCGGCGGAGAACGGCCGCTTCGAACTGCGGGACGGGGACGAGCGGGTGCATGTGGCGGGGGATGTCCACCCGGCGTAACCGCCCGGGCCACCTGCCGGGCAGCTACCCGGCCGACGCCTGCTCAGCCACCCGCCCCTGCCTGCCCGGCCGCGAGAGCCGGGCAGCCCGACCGGCCCGAAACCCCGGGCGTCCACCCGGCCGGCCAACGGCCCGGCACACCACCGCCAGCCGGCCACCACCGCCCGCCAGGGCAGCTACCCGCCCTGATGCTCCGCCCGTTCCTCCCCCTGCGGGGACCACGGTCGTCCCGCCATGAGGTCGCCCAGCCCCGCCCACGCGAAGTTCATCATCGTGGCCGCGGCCTGGCGGGCCGTGACGCCGGGGGTGGCGTTGGCCCAGGCGGCGAGGGATTCGGCGGCGCCGACCAGGGCCTCGGCGAGGCCGGCGACCTCGCGCTCCGGGAGGTCGGGGTCGTGGTGGGCCTCACGAGCACCGGTGAGGATGAGCTGCGTCACGAACGCGACGATCTCCTCGCGCATCGCGGTGACCTCGGCGGCGAACGGCTCGCCGTGGGTGCGGGCCTGGAGGTGCAGGACCGACCAGGCGTCCGGGTTGCGGGCGGTGTGCGCGAAGAACGCCCCGAGCCCTTCCCAGAGTTGCCGGTCGGAAGGCAGATCGGGCCGGACCCCGGCCCGCACCGCCTCGACGAGGGACTTGGCCTCGCGGCGGATGCAGGCGGTGAAGAGGTCTTCCTTGGAGTTCAGGTACAGATAGACCAACGGCTTGGACACGCCCGCAAGTTCGGCTATCTCGTCCATCGACGCGGCCATGTAGCCGCGTTGGCCGAAGATCCGCACGGCGGCGTCCAGCATCTGCTGTTCGCGGACCGCACGCGGCATCCGCTTGGTCTTCACGGCACCCATACGGCTTAGCGTACGGTCCCCCCGGCCTGCCCTCGGTCGTGAACCGAAGCGGACCGGCCAGGGGGACGACGTCAGCCCGTCACACCGCGGCGGGCACCTGCTCGCGCTCCGCGTCCCGCTTCTCGTCCCACGGGTCGTCCAGGGAGGAGCCGTCCGCCGTGGCGTAGGCCTCGCGGTCGAGCAGGTTCTCCCGGGCGGCGACCAGGACCGGGATGAGGGCCTGGCCGGCGACGTTGGTCGCGGTGCGGATCATGTCGAGGATCGGGTCGATCGCGAGGAGCAGACCGACACCCTCCATCGGCAGGCCGAGGGTGGAGAGGGTCAGGGTCAGCATGACCGTCGCGCCGGTCAGGCCGGCCGTGGCGGCGGAGCCGACCACCGAGACGAACGCGATCAGCAGGTAGTCGCCGACACCGAGCTGGATGTCGAAGATCTGGGCGACGAAGATCGCGGCGATCGCGGGGTAGATCGCGGCGCAGCCGTCCATCTTGGTCGTGGCGCCGAACGGCACCGCGAAGGACGCGTACTCCTTCGGCACGCCGAGCCGCTCGGTGACCTTCTGCGTCAGCGGCATCGTGCCCACGGAGGAGCGGGAGACGAAGGCCAGCTGGATCGCGGGCCAGGCGCCCTTGAAGAACTGGATCGGGTTGGCCTTGGCGACGGTCGCGAGCAGCGCCGGGTACACGCCGAACAGCACGATCGCGCAGCCGACGTAGATGTCGACGGTGAACGTCGCGTACTTGCCGATCAGGTCCCAGCCGTACGTGGCGATGGCGTGGCCGATGAGGCCGACGGTGCCGATCGGGGCGAGCCGGATGACCCACCACAGCGCCTTCTGGAGCAGCTCCAGGACGGACTCGCTCAGGTTGAGGATCGGCTGGGCCTTCTCGCCGAGCTGGAGCGCGGCGATACCGGCGACGGCGGCCATGAAGACGATCTGCAGGACGTTCAGCTCGGTGAACGGCGTGATCACGTCGGTCGGCACGATGCCGGTCAGGAAGTCGATCCACGAGCCGGTCTCGTCGGGCTTCGCGCCGTCCTTGGGCGTGAGGCCGGTACCGGCGCCGGGGTTGGTGACCAGGCCGATGACCAGGCCGATGCTCACCGCGATCAGCGAGGTGACCATGAACCACAGGAGGGTGCGCGAGGCCAGGCGGGCCGCGTTGTTGACCTTCCGCAGGTTGGTGATCGAGACGAGGATCGCGAAGAAGACGAGCGGCGCGACGGCGAGCTTCAGCAGGCCGATGAAGGTGTCGCCGACCTTCTCCAGGGTCGTGGTCAGCCAGGACAGGTCCTGGTCGCGGGCGAGCCAGCCGAGCAGCACACCGAGGACGAGACCGGCGATGATCTGAGCCCAGAAGGGCACCTTGAAGGACTTCGTGTATGAGGACACGGACTGACTCCGTTGGGGGGACGCGTTGGGGGGGGAGCTGACGTGGGAGACGACGGGGGTTGGCGTTACGTCAGAGACGACAGTTAGCGGACGCGCACCGACAGAGATCCACGTGCAGTCGCGCGACAAGTGCGAGCCGCCGGGGCATGACGCTCCGGGGCTGCAGAGGCACGACTGCTGAGTTCATCACCGCGACACCTTAACACCTGAACTTTGAGGACCCCAAAGCCTCGCTTTGACAGGCAGAAACGCGCAGGCACCCATACAAGGCAAAGCGCCCCGTTTCCGAGCATGTACGGAAACGGGGCGCTGCGCGCGAGTGTGAGGAAGCTTACGAGGCCTGGCCCTGCGCCCGGCTCGTCTCGTCGGCCGAGTCCTCCTGGCTGCGACTTGCCTCCATGTTGGCCTTCATACGGTCGACCCGCTCCACGATCTGCACGGAGGCGCGGTCGCGCTCCTTGCGCAGCACGACGAAGCTGATCGGCGCGGAGAGCACCAGGGCGAGCGCCACGATCCACAGGCCGTTGCTGTCGCCGAGGCCGCGCGGGGCGAGGCCGGAGTAGACGAGGCCCCAGACGACCACGAGGCAGCCCACGAAGATTCCGAGGCGCTTCAGTGTGTAGCGGAGCATCTCAATCCACTCTTCCGATTCCAAAAAGGGCCAGGTTCAGTGAAGCACGCCGGGAGGCCGATCTTTCAGGGGGGTCAGTGCAGCGGCAGCAGCATGATCACGTCGTCCCGGTCGTCGCCCGGCGCCACCCGGATGGCACCCGGGATCCGGCCGACCTCCTTGTAGCCGCAGGACTCGTAGAACCGCTCGAGACCGAGGCCGCCCCGGCAGGTCAGCCGGATCGCCCCGATGCCGTCGAGCCCCCGGGCCGCCTCCGCGGCCGCGCCCAGCAGGTCACGGCCGTAGCCCTTGCCCTGGTGGCTCGGATGCACCATCACCGTGTACAGCCACAGCCAGTGCGTCATCAGGCGGTGCGTGTTGAGGGTCAGGAACGCGGTCGCCGCGACCCGCCCCTCCTCGTCGAACCCGACGAGCAGCCTGACCGTGCCCTCCGCC of the Streptomyces koelreuteriae genome contains:
- a CDS encoding TetR/AcrR family transcriptional regulator encodes the protein MGAVKTKRMPRAVREQQMLDAAVRIFGQRGYMAASMDEIAELAGVSKPLVYLYLNSKEDLFTACIRREAKSLVEAVRAGVRPDLPSDRQLWEGLGAFFAHTARNPDAWSVLHLQARTHGEPFAAEVTAMREEIVAFVTQLILTGAREAHHDPDLPEREVAGLAEALVGAAESLAAWANATPGVTARQAAATMMNFAWAGLGDLMAGRPWSPQGEERAEHQGG
- a CDS encoding MaoC family dehydratase — encoded protein: MTDAPALVLTGPPSLAPLLARGALLSPFKRPAPDAEFPRTRLVLPGLRVDLARLAAYERVCGFPTGEDALPLTYPQVLGFPLAMRLMSGRDFPLPLLGLVHTSITVTRHRGMPATGAYELAVRVDGLAPHRRGTEATVVTEVREGGDVVWESSSTYLARHRTRRPAEDVGSAEEVRKPLPTVAEWRLAEDVGRRYAAASGDRNPIHLHPLTARLFGFPRAIAHGMWTLARCLAAHGTPDSCHARAAFKAPVLLPGTVTYAAENGRFELRDGDERVHVAGDVHPA
- a CDS encoding acetyl-CoA C-acetyltransferase, with translation MARTRRRRARPSGGRRGFVRQALDGLVERYDLQEPGAVGEFVAGAVLKHSRDFNLAREAVLGSTLHPSTPAYDIQQACGTGLQAVIAAANKIALGQTESAVAGGADTASDAPLGVNDRLRRILLEARRAKSAGARLKALAKVRPSHLVPDIPRNAEPRTGLSMGEHAAVTARAWGIGRTAQDELAAASHGRLATAYERGFFQDLVIPFRGLARDQNLRPGSTAEKLAALKPVFGLDHPDPTMTAGNSTPLTDGAATVLLASEEWARERGLTPLAYLTAYETAAVDFVDGDVAGGEDGLLMAPAYAVPRMLERAGLKPADFELIEIHEAFASQVLATLAAWEKRGLGAVDRDRLNVAGSSLATGHPFAATGARIVATLAKLLAERDAPARGLISVCAAGGQGVTAVLERA
- a CDS encoding dicarboxylate/amino acid:cation symporter; amino-acid sequence: MSSYTKSFKVPFWAQIIAGLVLGVLLGWLARDQDLSWLTTTLEKVGDTFIGLLKLAVAPLVFFAILVSITNLRKVNNAARLASRTLLWFMVTSLIAVSIGLVIGLVTNPGAGTGLTPKDGAKPDETGSWIDFLTGIVPTDVITPFTELNVLQIVFMAAVAGIAALQLGEKAQPILNLSESVLELLQKALWWVIRLAPIGTVGLIGHAIATYGWDLIGKYATFTVDIYVGCAIVLFGVYPALLATVAKANPIQFFKGAWPAIQLAFVSRSSVGTMPLTQKVTERLGVPKEYASFAVPFGATTKMDGCAAIYPAIAAIFVAQIFDIQLGVGDYLLIAFVSVVGSAATAGLTGATVMLTLTLSTLGLPMEGVGLLLAIDPILDMIRTATNVAGQALIPVLVAARENLLDREAYATADGSSLDDPWDEKRDAEREQVPAAV
- a CDS encoding GNAT family N-acetyltransferase, producing MPLTFTLDPAVTPELRDGILDLWADVSNAGGAVGFVPPVVPEDIRPSLVKHFASMAEGTVRLLVGFDEEGRVAATAFLTLNTHRLMTHWLWLYTVMVHPSHQGKGYGRDLLGAAAEAARGLDGIGAIRLTCRGGLGLERFYESCGYKEVGRIPGAIRVAPGDDRDDVIMLLPLH
- a CDS encoding DUF4229 domain-containing protein, with the translated sequence MLRYTLKRLGIFVGCLVVVWGLVYSGLAPRGLGDSNGLWIVALALVLSAPISFVVLRKERDRASVQIVERVDRMKANMEASRSQEDSADETSRAQGQAS
- a CDS encoding 3-oxoacyl-ACP reductase, which encodes MADRYLRFTGTAPGRFLTRRLGLPEPAALIRWSAERPALDGGLRHLTAGRSGLDLAPVLARTGIAPAGADRAAAVVLDASGVRDVEGLAEVHAALHPVVRSVTPSGRVVVLGAPLDPADHHQAAAQQALEGFTRSLGKEIGQGRTVNLVRLTDASAAETTLRFLLSPKSAYVSGQMIEVGAGEEPEVPVDRDRPLSGRTALVTGAARGIGEAVAETLARDGARVVVLDVPGAEQDARRVADRLGGTALLLDITAADAGARIAEALPDGLDLLIHNAGITRDRRLVNMPAERWIPVLEVNLASVLRTTDALLKAGALRPGGRIVATASIAGLAGNTGQTNYGASKAGIVGLVRSLAPRALAEHGVTVNAVAPGFIETKMTAAVPLFIREAGRRMNSLAQGGLPVDVAETTAWLAHPGSGAVNGQVVRVCGQSLLGA